The Triticum urartu cultivar G1812 chromosome 5, Tu2.1, whole genome shotgun sequence genome contains the following window.
TGGTAGATTTGGTCATTGGCGCGTTAATTATAGTTCGGGGCTAATTCCTTGACAGTGTTGACACGCGGGCAAAAGTAGACTATATATATGTGGTGGCACGGTGAGGTTGCCACTGCGACGGTGTGATCACCATGTCTAGAGACACCGTGCTGATCTGCGCCTCCGTGGCCGCGCTCGTCGTGCTCTCCGTCTTCACCTTCCTCTGCTCCAGCCGGCGGCGCCAGGGACACGGCTCCTCATCGTCGTCGCACCCGAGCGTCGACATCGAGCTCGGCTGCCGGTGCGCCACCGCGGGTATCGACGAGGCCGAGCTGGCCGCGTATCCGACGTCGGTGTACTCCTCGCCAGGACGCGTCGACGACGTCCAGCCTGCCGCCGTGCCTTCGGCCGACAACAGCGATCGGGCGCCGGACAACACGACGTGCGCGGTGTGCCTGGCGGAGTACGCGGACGGCGACGAGCTCCGGCGGCTGCCAGGGTGCCGGCACGCGTTCCACCGGAGGTGCGTCGACGAGTGGCTGCGCCGGCGGCCCAGCTGCCCGCTCTGCCGCACGTCCCCGCAGTCCACCGCCGCGAAGAATTCCTGAACCGCGCGTCACAGATAGCGTCAGCGTGCGCTAGATAGGTCGCCTGTGGTGTCGGGGCCACTTCGTCCGGCGGCAACAGATGATGTTTGCTCGCAGACATAGCAGAGCAGAGTAGTAGGAGTATATCGTTTTGGCCATGTGACAATTCGTGTCTGTTTCCATGAAAAGACAAAGATAGAGATATAGCTTGCACATTCATGCTCTTTCGACAGATTACAGCGACTTTGGCTACGTCTACTGTACTTCTTCCTTGTCCAAACACTGTATATATACGGATTTTTTGTTTCACTCTGTACCGGCGCATTTCCTATCCGGCGCGCCAGTTACTTTGATGAAAGAAGTCCATTTTTCATCCCCAAATGTAGCCTGAGGGACAAATATCCTCTGAACTCAAATTTGATATCCAAATCATTAAgactggtcatagtggggagtaacttatactagtgtcatgcatatgacactagtctaactTACTACCTCCATAGTGCAAAATAACTAAGTAGTAATGTCATAGATGGTTTCATTTATTAGCTCATAGACTCATTTTGCCTCGGAAaacgctatgttacagtaacatattatgttaccacaaaCACCTATTTCCTTATTaaatacttgccacataagcaaaattatcTTGGGATGCGTTAAGTTACTAACTAAGTTACTTCCACTATGGCTAGCCTAAAACCGAGTAAATCTCCCCCTCAGATGGTTTTGCTTCAATTTTAGGCGGTTTTGGGGTCAGAAGTGTGACGTGGCATGGTATTTGGGTGTGCAGACATAGATAGTTAGCTTGCCTGCTCGTGATGCACGTCGTCTGCCATGGCGCCGCCTCCTGTTTGCGCCGTCGTTCCTGCCATTCCTCTCACACTACACGCTCCTCGAGGGCGCGGCGACGACGGCAATCTTCATGGTCTACGAATAGATCGACGCGCGGTGGGACGGGCTTCCGGCGCCCCCGATACTTTGCCACCCGTTGTTCCTCTCCCGCCGGCTGTCGCTCCGGTCTATGGCCGCGGCTGGGCGGCTCATCCTCGTCGTGGGGTTCCTGCAGCCGCTCGTATTGGACCCGGCCGCCATGACCGTGCCGTGCCGAATGGCAGACTCGCGGGTTCTACTTGCTTGGCGAAAGACCCTCTCCGCTGCGGGACGGGGCGGTTCATCCGAGACGCCGCAGATGCCGTCTGCTCGGGCGGAAGACCTATATGGTAGCCTACGCGGCAGCTACCGGAACCGCGGCACAACATCATGGAGTAGAAACTCGGGGTCGATGGGCTTGCCAGGGAGGCGTCAGTAGCACCGTGAACACCAGAGGGATCTCAAAGGGAGGCAGTAGAGGCGTCAGGGCTCCTCAGAGCTAGGGAATCAGGCGCGCCGGCGGCAGATCCGAAACGAGGAAGACGACGTTCCCGCTGTAATTCAGGGGGCGACTCGCACAAGTTACTTTGCCAAAGTAGGCGAAGGAGGCATGGCGAAGATTCTTGACATGGCAGTGTGGCTCAAGGTGGCCGGTGCACGCGTGGGCGGCAACGGCAGCGGCGCTGGCTGCAGAACGGGCGCGTGTGGGGCACGCGATTCCCATCGCGAGAGGGTGTGAGAAGGGTGGGGGAATGGGAAGGAGGGGCTGGGGCATCTGGGGCGATGCTGTAGCACCTCGGTGGGGAGCATCAAGGGGCATGGCTGTCGATGAACGACATAGAGGAGagatggagggaggaggaagacgacgtCTTCTCCCAAAACCATCAAAATTATAACAAAACCGCTCTAGGGTCAGATTTATCCGGTTTTGAGAATTTCAGGGTTAAAATCATACCAAAATAGACTTGGAGGGAGGGGGGTGTTTGTCCATTGAGGCACATTCAAGGGTGAAAAATGAACTTCTTTCTACTTTGATATATTCAAACGGGCGCACACCCCCTCTacactgggccggcccatcttaTACTATTTTTTCATTCTGCAAAACCTTCAAAAATGAGTGTAGTAGGGTGTGTACAACCACGATAACCAACTAGGCAATTTTCCTGTTGTGCCTAGTTACCTTCTTTATTTTTCTTCACGTAAGCAACGCAAAACTCTTTTTTGGCAGGTTTTCTTCTGTTTTTCTtacattttatattttattattttttaaattccctaaactttttttcaaaactgatgaactttttttcaaaacaGATGAACTTACTTTGAAATTTGGTGAACTTTTCTTCATAATCAATGAATGTTTTTTTAAATCAATAAAAAAATACAATTTTGTGAACTtcttttcaaaattgatgaactttttcaagaCCGGTGAACTTTTTCTAAAATCATATTTTTTTTCAACTTCGTGAGTTTTTCTCAAAAATTCATGAATTGAACTTTTTTCTCAAAATTAATTAAGATTTTTAAAATTAATGAAATTTTAAAATCTGAACTATGTCAAATCCACGAATTTTTTGTCCAAAATTCATATTTTTTATGAATTTATCTAATTAATTATTTTTACAAAAACTCAATTGGTCAACATTTAACATGCAAGTGTCGACCGAACGATGGGATCGAAAGAGAGACGTGCGATCCGAGTGACAGGGCAGGCCATTTTTGTTGGGCCAGCCCAGGCGAGTTAGCGGCAGGAAAGAAATGTGGCGCTAAAGGCGCCATACAAGAGCTCCACCATGTGAGGTTCGTCGCCGGCTGCTCGCGGTGATGGGAAGTTATTTTTTCTGTCTTGCATGTTCTGCATTGCAAAAACTGCAGTTCTTATGTCCTTATCTAAATAAAGTCATTATCTCTACTACTTAAAAAGAACGTAACGTTTCCATTTCACCTCTTCTCATCATCCATTCGTCCAACCATCCATTTATATGATAATCAATCACCTTAATTTGCTTACCTTCTGAACCAATTCCATTTTAATTTACCTACCAAACTTCTAATCAAAATATAAGCTAATTCATGGTgagaatttgatgaacatttatttacacaATCACATTATTATTGACAGGTAAATCACAAGCTAACGTATTAAAATATTTATaccccgttgcaacgcacaggcattGTTCTAGTTTTGTTGAAAAATAGAGGTGGAAATTTTTGTATTTCGTATGTACATGTTCCTGTGGCTCAGATAAGTATAGTTATTTATATCGCGACAACTATAGATAGTTCCTTGTTCCCCATTAACAAAACATCCCCTTTTTCCCAATGATCCAATGGTGGAAACCGTTCTTCGTAATTTTCTTGGCAACTAATCCACAACATATACCATATTGTAATAGATATTGCTTCCTATTACCCAACATGGGTAATCCACCACATTTGtttctccgacaattggagtagTTCCTCTAGAGTGGCAGACCTCTATCTATCTACCAAAGTAGCAGACTCTATGGTTGCAATTAGGTTGAGCTTCtgtgagatataaattgttgctAGGCATTAAAATTGAAGGATCACAAATAGGGGCATCCACTAAATGCGAGTATGTTTTGGCTTCCAAGGGTAGTTTCTAGAAGGATAATATCATAAGTGCATGCCAACATATTTTAAATTTTTGCTTGGGATCTTTAATTGACACACACTAATTTCCAAACCGAGTTCGAAGAGCACTGCATGTCGTACCTCCAAACTGGTGATGCCACTCGAGGTGGTAAGCTACAGGCAAACAACAGTTCTTCATACAACTCCAGAAATTAAGTCACCGAAACCTTTGTTATTTAGAGGAATTTGCAGTATGCGTAACATTATATGTAAAGTCTCATCCAATCTTTATCCCAATCACTAGTACCTGGATAAATAAGATCAATCACACATAGGAATTGCTCCTCGCCGTGGAGAGATAACATTGTGCTTTGTGCTCGATGGGATCCAAGGGTCCTTCCTCCAAGAGTTTGATATCCGCTCCATTTCTTACACACCGAGTAGTTCCACTTTTAAACGTGCTAGTCCTGCCAATTTTTGTTTTTTGAAAAGGGGGTTaatccccggcctctgcatcagaacaaTGCATGTGTCTATATTATTAATAATCCAGGTGTTCAACAAAAGTCTTCAGGTCTCAAAACAAGACGGAAAAAAAGGCTCACTAAGAGCTAACAAAATACAGGAAAGCCACAACCGGTCGGCATTAAAAAAGATAGGAACACTAaatgcctatcctattacatgaccgccatccaaaccggttgaagatagcCCGTGCTACCGTCTCCCATCGGATAGAttcagtaaccaaacgctccctggcctccgtcggagtgagtagcgaccacatacggatcagTGCAGTGGCTCGAAACATAACCTGCAAGAAATGAATttttgttgttctgttaaaaaccaaatcgtTTCTGCAGTTCCCTTCTGTGTAGTGGCTCGGAACATAACCTGCGAGTCCTGCCAAATTGATTTGCCACCTGAAGCCCTTGGGCTAGCTTTCAGTCTGTCCCCTTCTGGGTAGTATTTAACTTTCAGTATCTCATCACACAATGAGTTACGATAGGTCAGTAATATCCAACACGGGTTTGACAACAAGGTTAAATTAAAAGAGTGGAGATACATTGAATCCAACACGGGTTTGACAACAAGGTTAAACTAAAAGAGTGGAGATACATTGAATCCATCCCTCCAATTATATTTAGGCGTCGCAAACTTCCACCGGTTGAACCAATGATATTTCTACTTTTTCATCATCTCCCCACCAAAACTGTTATGTAACATAAGTCACGTCCTTGCGTACCCCTTTCAGAAGTTTGAAGATCGACATGGCACACACAAGGATGCTTTGACAACAACTTTCAACACGATCTCCTTCCCCGATAGTGATAGTTGTTTTTACATACATCCTAATAATATTTAACAAATCGTCTGCCCCAGTTTACCCCAGAAGGGCCATTAGCTCCAAATACTAATAGATCTTGAATATCAACAAGGAACTCAATATAAATATTCGCTCTAACACCACCATGGGTACTCAGACACAAGAAAAATATCAGATTTTGTTGACATTACCAGTTTTCTAGAATTTGTGCAATATGTATCTAACACTTGCTATTTTTAAGTTGCATCAGTCAAATTTGCATTCATAAGAATCACAGAATCGTCAAAAAGTAATGGATGTCAAACTAGGTTGCATTTATGTACACCCTCTTCTTCCAAGCCTTTTTGCACACAAGGTCATCAACTTGGTCTAGCGATAATATTGTGCTTGGGTTCCTAGACCGGggtgacccccccccccccccccccccccaattgTTCAATGTCCCCGGGGTGATCAATCTCCAGCTATCCAGCATATGCGTCGATCTACTATTACCTTATTAACCTAAAATTTATTCCTCTACGGATCTTTGCAAGTACTTTAGTGGATTGATTTCTCGTTGTTGTAATATCCCTTTGTTTAGGGTGCAATTTGTATCTCCGGGTATATTTATCCTATATATGGTTGGATTCAGTGTTCTATCAATATAGACCAAAATTGTTTTAGAAACTAAAGATATCATTAGCCTACCACCGTCAATGTTTGCAATTTAATGAGTGTATATCTATTAATGTCGTTAAGCTCCTTCATTATCAACACATTTAGAAACATTATAACCGAACACTTTTCCGTCCATCCCAGGCTATCTGCGTTTGAGACCGTTGGATCATCACTTGTACGCATTTTTGGCCGTCCGACTGGCTTTTAATCCCGCGTGGGCCGCTGTCCGTACTGGGACGCTACTCCGGTGACAATTTTGGGCCACTGATGTTATTTTGGGCCTACTTGGCCAACTTCCCATCCTCTACACGACCCTTATCCGTAGCGAGAGGAAAAGAACAGGCCGCGAGTTTGCCTAAAAAAAGAGGAAAAGAACAGGCCTCTACATGACCCTTATTATGTTGGCTCGGCCGCAACCCTGGTATGGTGATGTGCGGTGGACATGAATGAAGACCCGCATAGCGACCGCGAgccaagcttggcgatgcgatcACGCGGCCTTGCCTGTCACGCAGACGCAGCGAACCATGCGACCAAGCAGGTTTTAGCCTCCTATGCAGGTAGATGCGATCAGGCGAAGCGGTGGTGGACTGTTCGTGAGCCATACCAGTGAAACGGATTTGCCGGGATTGAAGGAGGCAATCAATTGTCAGTTCAATGGAGAATTCATCGCGGGTATGTGCGCCACTCGCCGACGGCAATTAATGGAGGTGTGTATATATACTTCGTCTCCCGACGCTCCCCCTTTCCTGTATGATTTGATTGTGTCGCCGGTCTGTTCCCTGGTCAAGTTCGATGGTGGTGCATCAATTAGTGGCCTGATTCCCTATGTTCTCCTTACTTCGTATAAGCCTATTTATATTCTTTGGTTCATTATATGTAATTTCTCTACTTAGATTTTGAATTCCTgattcctcatgcctttcctggTCCTGACACTCGACGACTTTCCCGGCCTCCATTGGCTTTGCAGCTTGGATTCACTCCAAGGCTGCAAGCTGGCATCATCTGCTCCAACATTGTTGTCTACCGCCGGCACACTCCTTTTTGCCTACGATATCCTTCTCTATGTGCAACAGACGGTGGTTCTGGTTGCATCCTCAAACAAGGTCAGTCCGTTGTTGCTTGATTTACTTCTGGATTGATTTAAAACTGGGATAATAGGTTTCTTGATTTGTCCCACGACAACCTTTTTTCTGTCAGGTGAGAATCTCACATCACTTCTGAATTTCTGATCAATGATTGAGACTAAGCTTAATTATGTTCGATCTAAAAAGATAGGAAGATTCTTACTTTTCATAATGTTTTGGCAGTGTGATGAACAAGGCATTATAATTTTTCCTACTCTACTTGGCATATACATCAACTTCTCCTTGATTCACCATTTTCTTGATGTGGAGTATAATATCATGCACGAGGCTATATCTTGCCGTACTAATTCCAGTCGAGATTTGATTATATTACTGCAGGGTGTTGGATTCAATGGCTCAAAAGTCCTTACTGTTTTCTTCGGATCCTCTATCTGCCAATAGCCTGTCAGCCATGAGACCAACTGTGGGTGGTTTACGTCTGTGGAAAAAATTATAGGGCTCTAGAAGAATTGTTTCAGGGTGTTATGTGAGCAGAAGGAAACTCGGCGACCTTCTTGATGGTAATTGTGAACAAACCTTATAAGGTATATTTCCTTCTTAATTATTTATCCTGACTTTATATATACACAAAAAGTGTAATATCTTGTTGCTTTTTTTTGCAGGAAGATATCTTGTTGCATAACTTGCATAAGTTTGGGACAATCTGAACCTTGAGGTGCCTTTTCTACTTTCCTATCTATAGCAGAACAAATAGCTGAAACTATAAGCAAAAAAGGATTCTCACAACAGAAATCATTAACTATGTAGTGACAGAATTATATTTTTCTTCCAAATTTATCAAATTACTTTCCTCTCTGCCCCAGTGTTTTTTTTCTATAGGCTTTCCAACTAATGGTTGATTAGGGGTAAGGAATCCCACTGCCAATAATTATATGTTTGGTCCATATCTTTTACCTCGTGTAAGGTTGAAAATCTGCAGGTAGCATTGGTTGATGAAACAGACTTGCACTCACCAACTGTCTTATCAAATGTCGTGCCATATACTCAAAATTTGTGTCATGTGAATTATCTGAATATGGAGTAAAGTTATCTGAATATATATGGAGTGAAGTATTTGTGGTGAGTTACTATGAATATACATGGTGTGAAGACTAAGAATCATCCTAAAATTTTGCGTTCATAATTTAGGAATACCCCCTAAACTGGTATATTGTTTGGATTGTTGATTCTTCAAGAGGTGTTAATCTGTGCTATTAAGAAAATATATTATAGCTCTGTAAATGCTTAAATACAAGAAAAATTAGTAGGGAAATACTATAATGGTGTGCTTTTTTACAAATGGTAAGTTGGAGCATGTTGCGAGGCCGTATGCACCTGGAGTTAAAGGCTAACAAGGTGGCGGGTAGGATGCATAACAAAAATCGAACATTTATCCATGGACAGTCCTAACTAAATACCCACAAGGCTGGAACCGACTTTGCACTATTTCCCTCAGTATCAACTAATTTTATATGTTTAATTACTGAGATATTTAATCGCCCACAAAAAATAATTACTGGAGATATTTATTGGTCTTAATGCAAATTTACTTTTATGGTTCATGTCTTAATATATTTATAGAAATTCTTATCATTTTATAGAAAAAACCGACGGGCGCGGCAACGCGTGCCACTATGGTCTAGTTTATCTGAGAAATATGGCATCATGCATGGATCGATGCATCATGCATGCACATATCTTAGAATATATTTTCATAAATGCTTGCACAATAATTTTGCAGATATCAGAATATGATGAGTAAAAAAAATGGATGCAAATTTTGTTATAAATGCACGTACATTAATTTTCACACATATGGTATGTTATATCTGAGAATATATGTTATGAATGCCTATATATTGCACCTCTACTGGCGTGGTGAAAGATGTAACCTTAATAATAATCATATTAATGAAATATAAGGAGGCACTTTAAGCGGTCAAAAGAAATCTGAGAATAATAACATGGGAGTAAATGATGGATGTGCAATGCCATATATTGTGTGTATAAATAAAATGCTCGGCCGCACGTTTTCTTCACAAATCACACAAGCGGCTGAATCGCGATGGAGGTGACGTTCGAGACGACGCAGGGCCGCCGATTCGTCGTCGAGATTTGGTATTTCTCCACCGTGCGGAGGATCAAGGAGTACATCCTGAAGCAGGAGGGCATCCCCGTGGAGTCCCAGCGGCTCTTCTTCCAGGGCAAGGAGCTCGACGACGACCGCGACACCGAGCACTACCCCATCCTGGAGGGATCCCACGTGCTCATCGTCCTGCCGGATGAATCtcccgctgccgccgccgtcgccgccgctgaCGGCCATGCTGCAAGCGCCCCGGGCGCCGTCGTCCACGTCGTCGCCTCCGGGCCGGCCCTCGGCCAGGGCCGCAGCGTCGCGCTTGAACTGGACGCGTCCTGCACGGTCGCCCGCCTCAAGGAGACGCTCCAGGAGCGTACGGACGGCGCGCTTCCCGCCGCCAAGGTGAGCGCGTTCTTGGACAAGGACGAGATGGAGGATGACAAGGCGCTGGCGGAGTTCCAGCCGCCGGCCGATGGGATGAAGATGGAGGTGCGCGTAGTCGTGCGccagccgccgccgtcgccagCGTGCAACAACGGGAACGGGGTGGCCAATTGCAAGGTTAACAAGCGGATGTCGGTGGAGGTGAAATGGGGCGCCAAGACCGCGACGCTGGAGGTGAGCGACATGGACGCCGTCAAGGAGCTGCGGGCGGAGCTGGGCAGCGCGGCGCCGCACCTGCTCCTGCCTAACGACGGCGCCTACTTCTTCATCTACAAGCAGAACGTCATGGAGGAGGAGCGCACGCTGCGCTGGCACGACGTCAAGACCGGCGACACCATCGAGATCTTCAACGGCAGGGTCACCGGAGGCGCTTGATATGCATGTTTTGTTCTTGTGCATCACACACACCGGAAACATGCTGCGTACGTCCATCGGTTTACAGATCTGCATTCACCATGCATTGAGTCGTTATCTTGCATGCATGATACGTACTTGACCATTTCATTTCTTTCGCGCAAATTGCTATAATCTAGTTGAGTTAACGATCCTGAAGAAGATCCGATTTGTTGGGTTAAGATGTCAACAAGAGTGACCTATTCCTTTGCTCCGCAATGTTACCGAACTATGCGTCTCTGACTTTTGCAATTATCAACCGAACAGCAGGGGAATTTTTTTGGGGGGTTTGAAGGAAGATACTTTCATTTACA
Protein-coding sequences here:
- the LOC125506684 gene encoding polyubiquitin-B-like, with the protein product MEVTFETTQGRRFVVEIWYFSTVRRIKEYILKQEGIPVESQRLFFQGKELDDDRDTEHYPILEGSHVLIVLPDESPAAAAVAAADGHAASAPGAVVHVVASGPALGQGRSVALELDASCTVARLKETLQERTDGALPAAKVSAFLDKDEMEDDKALAEFQPPADGMKMEVRVVVRQPPPSPACNNGNGVANCKVNKRMSVEVKWGAKTATLEVSDMDAVKELRAELGSAAPHLLLPNDGAYFFIYKQNVMEEERTLRWHDVKTGDTIEIFNGRVTGGA